A window of Rhipicephalus microplus isolate Deutch F79 chromosome X, USDA_Rmic, whole genome shotgun sequence genomic DNA:
GCAAGCACGCTGAAGTCGTGGGCGTAACCGGTCGTGGATGCTTTGATTTGCAAGTGCTGGCTGGTGCGGCTACGGGCTTGAGTAAACCACAAGGTGTGACCGAGTAAATGGAACGAATACGCAAGAATGAACGTACATCTGGCAGCGTCGATGTATCCTACAATGAGGGTAGGTAGGGAGCTTGCACATAGGTACCTCGCGCAGCAGTACAGAAATAAATACAACTGAAACCTTCTCTAATCActtgggatgttaagccccacatatcaaccaatatTGATGCATCGCTATAAAAACAATATTGGCCAAACAGGAATAGTGATGACCTGCAGCACGACCACATCCACAGCTGCACCACCAGAGCAGCTAGGCAGTGGCATCTAAAACGGCTACCAACTTACGGCAATGGGCCCAAACTCGTTTTTACCATTGCACTGTGGCGACGGGTCCCCTCACTCTAATGATAGTACTGCGTTGACGGGCCCCGTCTCCATAGTCGCTGCCTATCTGTGCCTACTTACTCAGTGGTCTACCAAAGGATACATCACAGATAGGGTGACTTGCTATGAAGAGATGCTTTCCGTTCAATTTTCTCTAAAGTTGCCATAAAATGTAAAGTAATTATTACATAACATACTGAAACTTCAGTTTCGGACTGCAGGTCAAGGTAGACGGTAATTTCCGTGAGCTACCACCAGATTGTTTCATACGATCAGCCAGAGTTTTATATGCCGCATGGCAAGCCAAGgtataacgcaaaaaaaaaaaaaaggcagttacCAATACTCAAGTTCAATATCTGCAACTCTTACGAATAAAATCTGCCTCCGTTTTACCCTGTAAAAGTGGATGTACGGGGACTGTAGACGATCGGGATGAACTTTTCAATGTGAAAAAACGGAGAGGGTCGCTGTTTCAAAAaggactgcctgaacatgactgGAGGATATCGCCTTTCCCGGCGATTTCACCGAAACCTGAAACTGTGCACATACGTCAAAAGATGTAGAAAAACCTCTCGCTCAAGTTTCCCCGCTCTTGACATGCACTAATCTGATCCAAGCTAGGGAGGGCTATGCAGGTGCAtgtctttgtttttatttctatAAAAACAGGGTTGGCTTGCACCCTTCTCAGTCACCCAGTATTGGTATTTCTTAAGCAAGCATGACCATGACAACCTTCAATACAAATAGCAAATCTCAACTGCTACCCCATGGTGAAATTTTCACTAGAACCAATCTAAACCTCAAAGATTTGCTGACAATGCGATCTTTGTTCAAAGAAGGGTACAGCAAGAAAGTAGGCGGGCAGTGGGTTTGGATGGGAAAGTGTTCTCTTCATATCCGTTCATTACACGTTCACTTCAATCGTAATCCCTCCAGTACATCTTTACGTAGGCTGCAGAGGTGAGAgctttctgtgcttcattatagGATGGTGTCATAGCATAGCTCTATCATGTAGATTTACTTTTCTTGTGTAAGTAGTTGTACATCTACTTCTCTTACCAAGTGACTGTGTGTGCATTAACTAGCGGTATCTGCTATGAAAGGTACCTGGCTTGGTCGCATTTGTCCTGTATGGGCGGCACAAGTGTAGGATTGACCGCAACCTTCATTCAGTCTGGCATTCATGCACTGCATTTGCAAACAGACATAGAAAATATACTATTGGAAGTTGCACCAGTAAACTTAACTGCCAGCATTTGCTCAAGAAGAAATCTTGTTCCGTAACAAGCCCATTCTGCAAAGGTTGTGCAACATCCACGATCCAGGCCATGTCAGGGCTATGAAGAATGCTGGAATGCGGCGCTTTTCTGTAAGGTTGCAACAGTGTGGATTTACAACTCATTGGCAAGAAATCTTCAGCAGTTAAAATAAGAACCTAATTCTAGTTCAAACTGGTTACATATGTAGCTATCGCTTCTCAATGCAAACACACCTGTCTTTCAGTACATTTAATTTGACTGCAGTGTTTTGAACTGGTTCATGGCGGCCACGTTTTCTCTGCTTAATGTACTCCAACGTTTGAGATCTATGATGCTGCTTCCGAATAGCTGGTTACATTCCGCTTCTtcattgtagttttttttttttttttctcttaggtTAGTAGCACCTGCATGAGGCAATTCCTTCAGCTTTGATATGACGAACTAATAAGTCTTGCGATGTGTTAGTGATACACCTTTACAATGAATTTTTGGTTATAACGCAGTTATTTTTGTGTAGGATGCAACTTTGTTAAAATCGGGTTTGCGTGCACTCAATTTGCTCGCAGAGTGGCTGTTAAAAACCTTCAATTTCACCAATGCTGCTGGTGTTTGCAAGTACTTTATGCTTCGACCAAAAAATGCAGGGACTCCACCCATGTTTCACTTATGAAAGTAGATGCTTTGGCTTGGAATGCTATAATTTCCATTTTGTTGAATTTCAGGCAAGTATGCAGGTCGAAACTCCTACTGCCCCCAGCCAACCCCACCCTGGCAGAAAGAAATTTCCGGGTTCCTCGTAACGGCACGGCCACCCGAAGACGAACATAAGCCTCAGCCATCCGAAGCGGCGTCTAGTTCTGATGCATCCGACAGCGGTGCATGTGGCAGCTCGTCTTCCTAGTCACTGGCAGTTGCACTGCAGTTTTTACTCTCTCATTTACATAGACTTCCCTGGAGTCATTTTGaaggttttatatatatatatatgtat
This region includes:
- the LOC119184946 gene encoding PCNA-associated factor, with translation MVRTKADGASRAVGAKAFRKSMSNPGGASSSSSSRSRKTKGGKYAGRNSYCPQPTPPWQKEISGFLVTARPPEDEHKPQPSEAASSSDASDSGACGSSSS